The Diadema setosum chromosome 12, eeDiaSeto1, whole genome shotgun sequence genome has a segment encoding these proteins:
- the LOC140236360 gene encoding uncharacterized protein, with translation MSDTERVELSEAIKTILDDEESSFHQGNKAEANFLSPVSSVSKIKKSDCTPNATDPRPNSSPILQNACADSNIGGHNAETPLSRKSSLLQRSLGSGYSSTPPKKRRHAHEVIILRPPKKRASGSTPRVTSTSKLVSKDTKTTPNGPTGRRGTSPGRLLQTTPVSSLSQSRINVPSRLLAKESGRVKKEPSNPAAAATAGDHVTPTQMFFLDGGENLTPKEREDLELRAQYLSQSALGQQGMVMPITAGMEGMPEGCSPQVGQGSLSLSVGEQMRGISLVARAGNQDDSLTNITWLRRMSAPDLDLVTQPDLKDPHGERPPYSYSSLIQFAISSVPEGKMTLRDIYFWIETNFPYFRSAKLGWKNSIRHNLSLHKIFVREAPSGPGQPAYWTLRPGTIVRLPERRIIVHDEMAYRAGMSECFMPDGTPIDMAAMGNPHLQGGPAMNPLTGDGILVTDSNGVPMLPTQDHIGMDHAPVFSSTPVLTRPNHRSSRRVPPPILPKGASPYALVPLPIYFTADPKTGQLVPANGENPLPPPVELMSPPSQPRPTHKVKKKKKTAPKQGPKTTPSSRLPNLPMEYSSSTAGRTTLDSGYGSGDSCLGDDKLLLAVRDSMLRQTSSVEKGGDGKENVLVDDLELDIGNDLLQTPPKTTYPEWLSPIRGFTPGRDAGFPVKDMDFNFTPFKTGFTPNHRVGHSNTPRHLLLSPPRKTIPNALGGDVGNKKSQVLTTPKRQGDRDSASTSFHNLSFDQMFGDVNFDVDPDNIDVGNISWLLQSPK, from the exons ATGTCTGACACAGAGAGAGTAGAACTTTCAGAAGCCATCAAGACCATTCTTGATGACGAGGAGTCCAGTTTTCATCAGGGAAATAAAGCGGAAGCGAATTTCTTGAGTCCAGTGTCATCTGTATCGAAAATCAAGAAGTCTGACTGTACCCCAAATGCAACAGATCCTCGGCCCAATTCATCGCCAATTCTGCAGAATGCTTGTGCGGATTCAAACATCGGAGGGCACAATGCTGAGACCCCACTGTCACGAAAGAGCTCTCTCTTGCAGCGCAGCCTTGGCAGTGGCTACAGCAGCACGCCGCCAAAGAAACGCAGGCACGCGCACGAGGTGATCATTTTGAGGCCGCCGAAGAAGCGGGCGTCAGGGTCGACCCCGCGTGTGACCAGCACATCGAAACTCGTGTCCAAGGACACAAAAACGACCCCAAACGGCCCCACTGGTCGGAGGGGCACGTCGCCCGGCAGACTGCTCCAGACGACCCCTGTCTCTAGCCTGAGTCAATCCAGGATTAACGTGCCGAGCCGGCTACTTGCCAAGGAGTCCGGCAGAGTCAAGAAAGAACCCTCGAACCCTGCCGCCGCAGCCACCGCTGGAGACCACGTGACTCCAACCCAGATGTTCTTCCTCGACGGTGGCGAGAATCTCACTCCCAAGGAGAGGGAGGACTTAGAACTCAGGGCACAGTACCTCAGCCAGAGCGCCCTGGGGCAGCAGGGAATGGTCATGCCCATCACAGCGGGGATGGAGGGGATGCCAGAAGGCTGCAGCCCACAGGTTGGACAGGGCAGTCTGAGTCTCAGTGTTGGTGAACAGATGAGAGGGATTAGTCTTGTTGCAAGAG CAGGTAACCAAGATGACAGCCTGACCAACATCACATGGCTGAGGAGGATGTCTGCTCCAGATCTTGACCTGGTCACCCAGCCAGACTTAAAG GACCCGCATGGGGAGCGACCGCCGTACTCCTACAGCTCCCTCATTCAGTTTGCGATCAGCAGTGTGCCAGAGGGCAAGATGACCCTTAGGGATATCTACTTCTGGATCGAGACGAACTTTCCCTACTTCAGGTCGGCTAAGCTCGGCTGGAAG AATTCTATACGTCACAACCTCTCTCTTCACAAGATCTTCGTTCGCGAGGCGCCCTCTGGTCCTGGTCAGCCAGCCTACTGGACGCTGCGTCCGGGCACGATCGTCCGCCTGCCCGAGCGGCGCATCATCGTCCATGACGAGATGGCGTACCGGGCCGGGATGTCCGAATGTTTCATGCCCGATGGTACACCCATTGACATGGCTGCCATGGGAAATCCACATTTACAAG GGGGCCCTGCAATGAACCCTCTGACTGGTGATGGTATCTTGGTCACAGATTCCAACGGTGTTCCCATGCTGCCCACACAGGACCATATAGGAATGGATCATGCACCAGTCTTTTCTTCCACCCCTGTGCTGACCCGCCCAAATCACAGAA gTTCCAGACGTGTGCCGCCGCCGATTTTGCCCAAGGGGGCTTCCCCATATGCCCTGGTGCCGCTCCCGATTTACTTCACCGCTGACCCCAAGACCGGTCAGCTGGTGCCTGCAAATGGGGAGAACCCCCTACCGCCACCGGTGGAGCTGATGTCACCGCCCTCACAGCCCCGCCCCACCCACAAggtcaagaagaagaagaagactgcGCCAAAGCAAGGCCCGAAAACAACTCCCTCCTCCCGCCTCCCCAATTTGCCGATGGAATACTCCAGCTCCACAGCGGGGAGAACCACCTTGGACTCTGGTTATGGGAGCGGCGATTCCTGCCTGGGGGATGACAAGCTCCTGCTTGCTGTGAGGGACTCCATGCTGAGGCAAACCTCCTCTGTTGAGAAAGGTGGTGATGGCAAGGAGAACGTACTTGTAGACGACCTCGAGCTCGACATCGGCAATGACCTCTTGCAGACGCCGCCAAAGACCACTTATCCCGAATGGCTGTCGCCGATCCGCGGCTTCACGCCGGGCCGCGACGCAGGATTCCCGGTGAAGGACATGGACTTCAATTTCACCCCCTTCAAGACGGGCTTCACCCCCAATCACAGAGTGGGACATTCCAACACACCTAGGCACCTCTTGCTCTCGCCCCCAAGAAAGACCATTCCAAATGCACTCGGAGGGGATGTCGGGAACAAGAAATCGCAGGTTCTCACCACCCCAAAGAGACAAGGGGACAGAGACTCCGCAAGCACCAGCTTCCACAACTTGAGCTTCGACCAAATGTTTGGCGACGTAAACTTTGACGTTGATCCGGATAACATCGATGTAGGGAACATCAGCTGGCTACTTCAGTCCCCTAAGTAA